In Phyllostomus discolor isolate MPI-MPIP mPhyDis1 chromosome 2, mPhyDis1.pri.v3, whole genome shotgun sequence, the following are encoded in one genomic region:
- the SCNN1A gene encoding amiloride-sensitive sodium channel subunit alpha isoform X1: protein MSPPPGSLPESFQDWCRLGPACPLPPGHPVLPTSPPAPSVPAVPGLLRLMAVEAKREVLGLKPKGDLIREAEERPLQGSPAPALVLTPAGLMKGDKCEEPGPDSEPEGPQQPTEEEEALIEFHRSYRDLFEFFCNNTTIHGAIRLVCSQHNRMKTAFWAVLWLCTFGMMYWQFALLFEEYFSYPVSLNININSDKLVFPAVTVCTLNPYRYPQIKGELEELDHITEQTLYDLYKYNFNTTGTHPRGRRDLRDLWGPLLHPLQRLRDPASPPAARRARSHAASSMQDNNPQVNWKDWKIGFKLCNQNKSDCFYQTYSSGVDAVREWYRFHYINILSRLPNNFTSLEEDNKLGNFIFSCRFNQATCSQANYSHFHHPIYGNCYTFNSENNSNLWMSSMPGINNGLSLTLRTEQNDFIPLLSTVTGARVMVHGQGEPAFMDDGGFNLRPGIETSISMRKEALDRLGGDYGDCTKNGSDVQVKNLYNSKYTQQVCIHSCFQESMVKECGCAYIFYPRPDNVEYCDYRKHDSWGYCYYKLQDAFSSDRLGCFSKCRKPCSVTSYELSAGYSRWPSVTSQDWIFQMLSLQNNYTIKNKRNGVAKLNIFFKELNYKTNSESPSVTMVTLLSNLGSQWSLWFGSSVLSVVEMAEFIFDLMVITFLMLLRRFRSRYWSPGRGARGAQEVASTPASSLPSRFRPCPCSPSSSLPSSDASGTLAAPPPAYASLGPCPAPPSLAGASNSAFTVEEP from the exons atgtcacctcctccaggaagtcttcctgaGTCTTTCCAG gacTGGTGCAGACTTGGGCCTGCCTGCCCTCTTCCTCCCGGACACCCAGTGCTGCCCACAtccccccctgccccctcggTGCCTGCTGTCCCTGGGCTCCTG AGGCTGATGGCTGTGGAGGCAAAAAGGGAGGTGCTGGGACTGAAACCAAAAGGTGACCTTATCAGAGAAGCAGAGGAGAGGCCACTCCAGGgaagcccagccccagctctggtcCTGACTCCAGCAG GGCTCATGAAGGGAGACAAGTGTGAGGAGCCAGGGCCGGATTCCGAACCCGAGGGGCCCCAGCAGcccacggaggaggaggaggccctgaTCGAGTTCCACCGATCCTATCGAGACCTCTTCGAGTTCTTCTGCAACAACACCACCATCCATGGCGCCATCCGCCTGGTGTGCTCCCAGCACAACCGCATGAAGACGGCCTTCTGGGCTGTGCTCTGGCTCTGCACCTTCGGCATGATGTACTGGCAGTTCGCTCTGCTGTTCGAAGAGTATTTTAGCTACCCCGTCAGCCTCAACATCAACATCAACTCTGACAAGCTTGTCTTCCCTGCCGTGACCGTCTGCACCCTCAATCCCTACAG GTACCCGCAAATTAAAGGGGAGCTGGAGGAACTGGACCACATCACCGAACAGACGCTCTACGACTTGTACAAATACAACTTCAACACCACCGGGACCCACCCCCGCGGCCGTCGCGACCTCCGCGACCTCTGGGGGCCCCTGTTGCATCCCTTGCAACGCCTGCGCGACCCAGCGTCGCCCCCAGCGGCCCGCAGAGCCCGCAGCCACGCCGCCTCCAGCATGCAGGACAACAACCCGCAAGTGAACTGGAAGGACTGGAAGATCGGCTTCAAGCTG TGCAACCAGAACAAATCCGACTGCTTCTATCAGACCTACTCATCCGGGGTGGATGCCGTGAGGGAGTGGTACCGCTTCCACTACATCAACATTCTGTCGAGACTGCCAAACAACTTCACATCCCTGGAGGAGGACAATAAGCTGGGCAACTTCATCTTCAGCTGCCGCTTCAACCAGGCCACCTGCAGCCAGGC GAATTACTCTCACTTCCACCACCCAATATATGGAAACTGCTACACTTTCAACAGCGAGAACAACTCTAACCTCTGGATGTCTTCTATGCCCGGGATCAACAATG GTCTGTCCCTGACTCTGCGCACAGAGCAGAATGACTTCATCCCGCTGCTGTCCACGGTGACTGGGGCCAGGGTAATGGTGCATGGGCAGGGCGAGCCTGCCTTCATGGATGACGGTGGCTTTAACTTGCGGCCTGGGATAGAGACCTCCATCAGCATGAGGAAG GAAGCGCTGGACAGACTTGGGGGCGACTATGGCGACTGCACCAAAAACGGCAGCGACGTCCAAGTCAAGAACCTTTATAATTCCAAGTACACACAGCAG gtGTGCATTCACTCTTGCTTCCAGGAGAGCATGGTCAAGGAGTGTGGCTGTGCCTACATCTTCTATCCGCGGCCCGACAATGTGGAGTACTGTGACTACAGGAAGCATGATTCCTGGG GCTACTGCTACTACAAGCTCCAGGACGCCTTCTCCTCCGATCGCCTGGGCTGTTTCAGCAAGTGCCGGAAGCCGTGCAG CGTGACCAGCTACGAGCTCTCTGCGGGTTACTCACGATGGCCCTCGGTGACATCCCAG GACTGGATCTTCCAGATGCTATCCTTGCAGAACAACTACACCATCAAAAACAAAAG aaatggagttgccaaactCAATATCTTCTTCAAGGAACTGAACTACAAAACCAATTCtgagtctccttctgtcact aTGGTCACCCTCCTGTCCAACCTGGGCAGCCAGTGGAGCCTGTGGTTCGGCTCCTCGGTGCTGTCTGTGGTGGAGATGGCTGAGTTCATCTTCGACCTCATGGTCATTACATTCCTCATGCTGCTCCGGAGGTTCAGAAGCCGATACTGGTCTCCAGGCCGAGGGGCCAGAGGTGCCCAGGAGGTGGCCTCCACTccagcttcctccctcccttcccgttttcgcccctgtccctgctcccccagctcaTCTCTGCCAAGCTCTGATGCTTCTGGAACCCTGGCCGCCCCTCCACCTGCCTatgcctccctgggcccctgcccagctccacccAGCTTGGCAGGGGCCAGCAACTCTGCCTTCACTGTGGAGGAGCCCTGA
- the SCNN1A gene encoding amiloride-sensitive sodium channel subunit alpha isoform X2 produces MKPGGRDRRVLRAEYQERLMAVEAKREVLGLKPKGDLIREAEERPLQGSPAPALVLTPAGLMKGDKCEEPGPDSEPEGPQQPTEEEEALIEFHRSYRDLFEFFCNNTTIHGAIRLVCSQHNRMKTAFWAVLWLCTFGMMYWQFALLFEEYFSYPVSLNININSDKLVFPAVTVCTLNPYRYPQIKGELEELDHITEQTLYDLYKYNFNTTGTHPRGRRDLRDLWGPLLHPLQRLRDPASPPAARRARSHAASSMQDNNPQVNWKDWKIGFKLCNQNKSDCFYQTYSSGVDAVREWYRFHYINILSRLPNNFTSLEEDNKLGNFIFSCRFNQATCSQANYSHFHHPIYGNCYTFNSENNSNLWMSSMPGINNGLSLTLRTEQNDFIPLLSTVTGARVMVHGQGEPAFMDDGGFNLRPGIETSISMRKEALDRLGGDYGDCTKNGSDVQVKNLYNSKYTQQVCIHSCFQESMVKECGCAYIFYPRPDNVEYCDYRKHDSWGYCYYKLQDAFSSDRLGCFSKCRKPCSVTSYELSAGYSRWPSVTSQDWIFQMLSLQNNYTIKNKRNGVAKLNIFFKELNYKTNSESPSVTMVTLLSNLGSQWSLWFGSSVLSVVEMAEFIFDLMVITFLMLLRRFRSRYWSPGRGARGAQEVASTPASSLPSRFRPCPCSPSSSLPSSDASGTLAAPPPAYASLGPCPAPPSLAGASNSAFTVEEP; encoded by the exons ATGAAACCAGGAGGGAGAGACCGAAGGGTGCTTCGTGCTGAGTATCAGGAG AGGCTGATGGCTGTGGAGGCAAAAAGGGAGGTGCTGGGACTGAAACCAAAAGGTGACCTTATCAGAGAAGCAGAGGAGAGGCCACTCCAGGgaagcccagccccagctctggtcCTGACTCCAGCAG GGCTCATGAAGGGAGACAAGTGTGAGGAGCCAGGGCCGGATTCCGAACCCGAGGGGCCCCAGCAGcccacggaggaggaggaggccctgaTCGAGTTCCACCGATCCTATCGAGACCTCTTCGAGTTCTTCTGCAACAACACCACCATCCATGGCGCCATCCGCCTGGTGTGCTCCCAGCACAACCGCATGAAGACGGCCTTCTGGGCTGTGCTCTGGCTCTGCACCTTCGGCATGATGTACTGGCAGTTCGCTCTGCTGTTCGAAGAGTATTTTAGCTACCCCGTCAGCCTCAACATCAACATCAACTCTGACAAGCTTGTCTTCCCTGCCGTGACCGTCTGCACCCTCAATCCCTACAG GTACCCGCAAATTAAAGGGGAGCTGGAGGAACTGGACCACATCACCGAACAGACGCTCTACGACTTGTACAAATACAACTTCAACACCACCGGGACCCACCCCCGCGGCCGTCGCGACCTCCGCGACCTCTGGGGGCCCCTGTTGCATCCCTTGCAACGCCTGCGCGACCCAGCGTCGCCCCCAGCGGCCCGCAGAGCCCGCAGCCACGCCGCCTCCAGCATGCAGGACAACAACCCGCAAGTGAACTGGAAGGACTGGAAGATCGGCTTCAAGCTG TGCAACCAGAACAAATCCGACTGCTTCTATCAGACCTACTCATCCGGGGTGGATGCCGTGAGGGAGTGGTACCGCTTCCACTACATCAACATTCTGTCGAGACTGCCAAACAACTTCACATCCCTGGAGGAGGACAATAAGCTGGGCAACTTCATCTTCAGCTGCCGCTTCAACCAGGCCACCTGCAGCCAGGC GAATTACTCTCACTTCCACCACCCAATATATGGAAACTGCTACACTTTCAACAGCGAGAACAACTCTAACCTCTGGATGTCTTCTATGCCCGGGATCAACAATG GTCTGTCCCTGACTCTGCGCACAGAGCAGAATGACTTCATCCCGCTGCTGTCCACGGTGACTGGGGCCAGGGTAATGGTGCATGGGCAGGGCGAGCCTGCCTTCATGGATGACGGTGGCTTTAACTTGCGGCCTGGGATAGAGACCTCCATCAGCATGAGGAAG GAAGCGCTGGACAGACTTGGGGGCGACTATGGCGACTGCACCAAAAACGGCAGCGACGTCCAAGTCAAGAACCTTTATAATTCCAAGTACACACAGCAG gtGTGCATTCACTCTTGCTTCCAGGAGAGCATGGTCAAGGAGTGTGGCTGTGCCTACATCTTCTATCCGCGGCCCGACAATGTGGAGTACTGTGACTACAGGAAGCATGATTCCTGGG GCTACTGCTACTACAAGCTCCAGGACGCCTTCTCCTCCGATCGCCTGGGCTGTTTCAGCAAGTGCCGGAAGCCGTGCAG CGTGACCAGCTACGAGCTCTCTGCGGGTTACTCACGATGGCCCTCGGTGACATCCCAG GACTGGATCTTCCAGATGCTATCCTTGCAGAACAACTACACCATCAAAAACAAAAG aaatggagttgccaaactCAATATCTTCTTCAAGGAACTGAACTACAAAACCAATTCtgagtctccttctgtcact aTGGTCACCCTCCTGTCCAACCTGGGCAGCCAGTGGAGCCTGTGGTTCGGCTCCTCGGTGCTGTCTGTGGTGGAGATGGCTGAGTTCATCTTCGACCTCATGGTCATTACATTCCTCATGCTGCTCCGGAGGTTCAGAAGCCGATACTGGTCTCCAGGCCGAGGGGCCAGAGGTGCCCAGGAGGTGGCCTCCACTccagcttcctccctcccttcccgttttcgcccctgtccctgctcccccagctcaTCTCTGCCAAGCTCTGATGCTTCTGGAACCCTGGCCGCCCCTCCACCTGCCTatgcctccctgggcccctgcccagctccacccAGCTTGGCAGGGGCCAGCAACTCTGCCTTCACTGTGGAGGAGCCCTGA
- the SCNN1A gene encoding amiloride-sensitive sodium channel subunit alpha isoform X3 — MKGDKCEEPGPDSEPEGPQQPTEEEEALIEFHRSYRDLFEFFCNNTTIHGAIRLVCSQHNRMKTAFWAVLWLCTFGMMYWQFALLFEEYFSYPVSLNININSDKLVFPAVTVCTLNPYRYPQIKGELEELDHITEQTLYDLYKYNFNTTGTHPRGRRDLRDLWGPLLHPLQRLRDPASPPAARRARSHAASSMQDNNPQVNWKDWKIGFKLCNQNKSDCFYQTYSSGVDAVREWYRFHYINILSRLPNNFTSLEEDNKLGNFIFSCRFNQATCSQANYSHFHHPIYGNCYTFNSENNSNLWMSSMPGINNGLSLTLRTEQNDFIPLLSTVTGARVMVHGQGEPAFMDDGGFNLRPGIETSISMRKEALDRLGGDYGDCTKNGSDVQVKNLYNSKYTQQVCIHSCFQESMVKECGCAYIFYPRPDNVEYCDYRKHDSWGYCYYKLQDAFSSDRLGCFSKCRKPCSVTSYELSAGYSRWPSVTSQDWIFQMLSLQNNYTIKNKRNGVAKLNIFFKELNYKTNSESPSVTMVTLLSNLGSQWSLWFGSSVLSVVEMAEFIFDLMVITFLMLLRRFRSRYWSPGRGARGAQEVASTPASSLPSRFRPCPCSPSSSLPSSDASGTLAAPPPAYASLGPCPAPPSLAGASNSAFTVEEP, encoded by the exons ATGAAGGGAGACAAGTGTGAGGAGCCAGGGCCGGATTCCGAACCCGAGGGGCCCCAGCAGcccacggaggaggaggaggccctgaTCGAGTTCCACCGATCCTATCGAGACCTCTTCGAGTTCTTCTGCAACAACACCACCATCCATGGCGCCATCCGCCTGGTGTGCTCCCAGCACAACCGCATGAAGACGGCCTTCTGGGCTGTGCTCTGGCTCTGCACCTTCGGCATGATGTACTGGCAGTTCGCTCTGCTGTTCGAAGAGTATTTTAGCTACCCCGTCAGCCTCAACATCAACATCAACTCTGACAAGCTTGTCTTCCCTGCCGTGACCGTCTGCACCCTCAATCCCTACAG GTACCCGCAAATTAAAGGGGAGCTGGAGGAACTGGACCACATCACCGAACAGACGCTCTACGACTTGTACAAATACAACTTCAACACCACCGGGACCCACCCCCGCGGCCGTCGCGACCTCCGCGACCTCTGGGGGCCCCTGTTGCATCCCTTGCAACGCCTGCGCGACCCAGCGTCGCCCCCAGCGGCCCGCAGAGCCCGCAGCCACGCCGCCTCCAGCATGCAGGACAACAACCCGCAAGTGAACTGGAAGGACTGGAAGATCGGCTTCAAGCTG TGCAACCAGAACAAATCCGACTGCTTCTATCAGACCTACTCATCCGGGGTGGATGCCGTGAGGGAGTGGTACCGCTTCCACTACATCAACATTCTGTCGAGACTGCCAAACAACTTCACATCCCTGGAGGAGGACAATAAGCTGGGCAACTTCATCTTCAGCTGCCGCTTCAACCAGGCCACCTGCAGCCAGGC GAATTACTCTCACTTCCACCACCCAATATATGGAAACTGCTACACTTTCAACAGCGAGAACAACTCTAACCTCTGGATGTCTTCTATGCCCGGGATCAACAATG GTCTGTCCCTGACTCTGCGCACAGAGCAGAATGACTTCATCCCGCTGCTGTCCACGGTGACTGGGGCCAGGGTAATGGTGCATGGGCAGGGCGAGCCTGCCTTCATGGATGACGGTGGCTTTAACTTGCGGCCTGGGATAGAGACCTCCATCAGCATGAGGAAG GAAGCGCTGGACAGACTTGGGGGCGACTATGGCGACTGCACCAAAAACGGCAGCGACGTCCAAGTCAAGAACCTTTATAATTCCAAGTACACACAGCAG gtGTGCATTCACTCTTGCTTCCAGGAGAGCATGGTCAAGGAGTGTGGCTGTGCCTACATCTTCTATCCGCGGCCCGACAATGTGGAGTACTGTGACTACAGGAAGCATGATTCCTGGG GCTACTGCTACTACAAGCTCCAGGACGCCTTCTCCTCCGATCGCCTGGGCTGTTTCAGCAAGTGCCGGAAGCCGTGCAG CGTGACCAGCTACGAGCTCTCTGCGGGTTACTCACGATGGCCCTCGGTGACATCCCAG GACTGGATCTTCCAGATGCTATCCTTGCAGAACAACTACACCATCAAAAACAAAAG aaatggagttgccaaactCAATATCTTCTTCAAGGAACTGAACTACAAAACCAATTCtgagtctccttctgtcact aTGGTCACCCTCCTGTCCAACCTGGGCAGCCAGTGGAGCCTGTGGTTCGGCTCCTCGGTGCTGTCTGTGGTGGAGATGGCTGAGTTCATCTTCGACCTCATGGTCATTACATTCCTCATGCTGCTCCGGAGGTTCAGAAGCCGATACTGGTCTCCAGGCCGAGGGGCCAGAGGTGCCCAGGAGGTGGCCTCCACTccagcttcctccctcccttcccgttttcgcccctgtccctgctcccccagctcaTCTCTGCCAAGCTCTGATGCTTCTGGAACCCTGGCCGCCCCTCCACCTGCCTatgcctccctgggcccctgcccagctccacccAGCTTGGCAGGGGCCAGCAACTCTGCCTTCACTGTGGAGGAGCCCTGA